GTACTGGAATCCTGCTGTAAACCTGGAACACAATACGGAAGAAAAGGTGGTTTTCTTCAGCTCTGATCTGAAATCAGATTATTGGATCACCGTCAATGGTATAAAAAATGACGGATCAGTCTTTTCAATTTTAAAGAAAATAAAAGTGGAATGAAAGATGAACTTCTTTTCTAAGGTTGCATGGTAAAATACGAATAAGAAGAAGCTTCACCTATCTTTATAAACCTTCTTGAAATTACGGGTTGTTCGGAGCCGCCCGGTGTATATTCAGCAACTAACAGATATCCGCCCGGTTTTTCCGGAAGGTTGATTTTTTCAATAAAACTGGTTGTGATCAGTGGATCCAATTTGACTGTTTCTTCGTGCACGGATTTTTTTTTCCCGGTTTCATCCAGTATAAGTAATTCAAGTTTTCCTTCCGAAGCCAAATTGTTATTATTTACACCGGTGAGTTCAAAAGCAAGTTCTGTTCCGGGTTTATGAGGGATTGCATATTTTACATATCTTTCATCGGTGAGATTGATAAATACTGCTGCAGGAGCGAAACAATGCCTGAACCATGAAAGAGTCTTCCCTGGTTCAAGGTCCTTTATATCATTAATAAACCAGTCGCCCGTGTATCCATAATTGTTGGCCAGGTAACAGAATGCCAGCACACCGGCCAGGTTGGGATTGCTTCTTAGCCATTCGGTTTCGCATTGCAGCCAGTATGCCTGCAATTCACGGTTTTCTTCGGCAGTGGAGTTTTCTCCAAGATAGTAATTGTACACATCAACGGTAAGTTTGCTGGGCGTTCCGTTCCGCCACAACCAGATCCATCCGTATTCATTCACGAGCTGTGCGGACGACGAGCGTTCGGCCTGCAGGATGATCCCTGGTTTATAGTCAAGTTTTCCAAGCGGGTAAGGATGTTTTTCAAATTCTTTGATATCCATATTCCAGGGTCCCTGGTAGGGGTGCGGCTCATCCATCTCGTCCCTGTTCATCTGGTCGCCCGTCATGTAACCGGCATCCCAGATCCTTGTCGGATCCAGTTTCTGTAACTCCGGTATAAGAACATTGCCAATATACTCATCCTGGTTTTCATTTATGGCATCCCAAATGGCTATACTGGGGTGAGAACCGTCAGTCCATATCCAGTCAGTGTACTCCCTATTTATTTCTTCATCCCATCCGTGATTCTGCCAGTAAAGCCATTCGTTCTGGAAGAGAAGTCCATATTGATCGGCCAGGTCATACCAGAAATCAGGCACTATACCGACACAAATACGCATGGCGTTCCAGTTGAGCTGCTTCGGGTATTCAACAAGTAATTTTTTCACCCATTCTTTGTCCCAGACAAGGTTTCTGCTGTCGGGATCTTCAAGGAACCGCTGAAAGGTAATATTGGTACCACGCAGGATATACTGTTGCCCGTTCAGATAAAAAAACTTTCCTCTCCTTGTAAAATCGCGCATTCCGAAAGTTTTTTCCAGCTTGTCCGTTTCTTTGCCGTTTAAGTTAATTGTGATATCTGCTACATATAACTCAGGATTTTCAGGAGTCCACAGGGTAAAATCATGCGTGGGAATTTCAATTTCCGTCTCCGTCAGGTTATCCCTTCTGCTGATGGTTACAGCGCCTGATTGAGCTACTATCCTACCGGTCTTTTTTTCTTTAATTGACAGGTTAACCCGAACGCTGTCAGTCATCTGATCGCCATAAAAAATCTGGGCGGATCTGAAATTACGGAGTTGAAGTTTGGCTGTGATTTTTTTACCCGCCACCGATGGAAGTATGAGTGCCCGGTTAATCCGCACATCACCGGTAAAGGAAATGGAAACGTCATCCCAGATACCGGGAAGGTAATGTTCCTTTTCTTTATCGGTGCCCCCGGCTGCCTCGGACGGAAGCCAGACTCTTTCACCAACACGCACCAGTATGACGTTCTCCCCGCCATACTTAACAGCACCGGTTGCCTTGAATTCAACCGGCGTATAACAGGCCATCGATGTTCCCAGGTCAAAGCCGTTAAAAAATACCTGCGTAACATACTGGCTTTTTTTAAGGGTAATGACGGCTTCCTTACCCTTTAAATCTTCAGGAATGAAAACTGTTTTTTTATACCAGCTGTACCTCGGAGTATAATCCAGGTCGTAAAGGCTGTGCTGTTCCTTTGCCGTTACTTTATCAGGCCTTTTAAAGAATTTGTCGTAATCTTCAATTCGCGGTTCTGCCATGGTTATTACACCGGGAACAGGAATTTTCCGGGTGAATTTTTTGGGTGGGAAGGCATCTGTGGTCTGATCAAAATCCCATGTGCCGTTCAGGTTTATAACGGTTCTTGAATCGCAAAAAGCGGCATAAAAAGAAAACAGGGACAGGCTGGCAACAAAAAAAAGTCTGAACATACGATTAGAGTTAATGAATTACAGGCAATCCAAGGTCATCAAATTTACTTTTTTCAGCGATTGTTTTTTCAACATCCTGCCAGCTCCTGGGAGCGATTTTCGAAAGAATTTCACAACCATCTTTGCCTATCAGCACATCGTCTTCAATACGGATGCCTATATTCCACCATTTTTTATCGCAATGACTTCCTTCCGGTATATAAATACCGGGTTCAACCGTCACAACCATATTTTCCTTTAAAATTCCGTCCGGGGCTTCTTTGTCGTGAACATCCAGTCCGAGAGGATGTGAGCAGTTATGAAGCGTAAACGCGGGAGCATCTTTTAGATCACTGATTATTCCAAGATCTAAAAGGCCTTTTGCAAGTACCTGGTCTGATGCAGTGTATAAATCAGAAAAGGAATTTCCGGCCTTGCAAAGTTTGAAAACCGCATTTTGTGCCTGGTAAACAATTTCATAGATTTCCTTTTGTTCTGATGTGAATTTTCCGTTTGCCGGAATTGTACGCGTTATATCTCCTGAATATCCCTTATATTGGGCACCTATATCCATCAGCACAAGATCACCGTTTTCAATTACCCGGTCATTGGTCATATAATGAAGGATACATGTATTTCTACCTGATCCCACAATGGGTGGGAAGCCTTCGCATTCATCTCCACCCAGTTTTCTGTGCACAAAGGTATGGATGGCTTCCAGTTCCGATTCATTTATTCCGGGATGAACCGCTTTCATAACTTCTTTATGCGCAATGGCAGTGAGGTCAACAGCCTTTTTCAGTACGGCCAATTCCTCAGGGGTCTTAACTTCTCTCAATGATCCGGTTATCAGTTGGTACCAGTCAGGGCCCCAGAGTGGCTCATTTACTGAATTTCTTATTATTTCAGTCTGCGAAGTATCAGGATTCTGCAAAACCAGTTTTACTACAGGATCGTTGGCGAAGGCGGGGTTGTGTTCAGCCTGGCTTTTGAAGAAATCTACATATCTTGGCAGAGTTTGGCTATTCATGTATTTCTTCATATAAAGCTTAACATTATGAAGAAGCGCGTCACCAGGTTCAGGAACTTTTTGCTTAAATGTCTGGTAAAGTCCGGAAAGATCATACCCTGACCCGTTATCTTCAATATCCGCAGGAATATTGTCATGAATTACAACGTTGAAACGATTGAAATCGACCGCCAATTCCGAAAACTCCCTTGCATCACGGGCATTTTTGAATCCCAGTAAATCCATTGTGCCATCCGGTCCAAGCCTTCTTCCTGTCCATTTTTCTTCATATGGGTCATGGCCCCTGACAAAAAATATTTCATTATAGGTACTGTCCCCGGTGCCCTGTATTTCTTTAAATATAATAAGCACAGAATTTGGCTCCGTATAACCGGTGAGATAGTACAGGTCGGGGTTTGGATGATAATTGTAATAATTATCCGCTGAAAAATTTCTTTGCGGATAGGCAAAAATGAAAGCGGCCGAATTGGCAGGCATAAGGTCGCGGAATGCCTGGCGGCGGTTTTTATAAAATTCGGGAGTGACAGGTTGGGTAAATGCCGATGATACGGTTATCATCAGCAACAGAATTGTATTGATGTAGTTGGTGCGCATAGGGTGTTTTAATAGGCATCTAGTCTGTAGTCTGTTAGTCTTTAAGTATTTAATTAATAAGCCATTAAGGCCTAAGAGATTTATGAAGCTTCGCGATTTCCAGCATCCAGTATCCAGCATCTATTTAATCATCACCACCCTGTCACTTACTTTTTCAAATTTCGAAAACACAAGATTATCATCAAACCTGGTGTCCTCCTGAACGGGTTGACATTAAATGTAGTGAACA
This genomic stretch from Bacteroidales bacterium harbors:
- a CDS encoding aminopeptidase P family protein, which produces MRTNYINTILLLMITVSSAFTQPVTPEFYKNRRQAFRDLMPANSAAFIFAYPQRNFSADNYYNYHPNPDLYYLTGYTEPNSVLIIFKEIQGTGDSTYNEIFFVRGHDPYEEKWTGRRLGPDGTMDLLGFKNARDAREFSELAVDFNRFNVVIHDNIPADIEDNGSGYDLSGLYQTFKQKVPEPGDALLHNVKLYMKKYMNSQTLPRYVDFFKSQAEHNPAFANDPVVKLVLQNPDTSQTEIIRNSVNEPLWGPDWYQLITGSLREVKTPEELAVLKKAVDLTAIAHKEVMKAVHPGINESELEAIHTFVHRKLGGDECEGFPPIVGSGRNTCILHYMTNDRVIENGDLVLMDIGAQYKGYSGDITRTIPANGKFTSEQKEIYEIVYQAQNAVFKLCKAGNSFSDLYTASDQVLAKGLLDLGIISDLKDAPAFTLHNCSHPLGLDVHDKEAPDGILKENMVVTVEPGIYIPEGSHCDKKWWNIGIRIEDDVLIGKDGCEILSKIAPRSWQDVEKTIAEKSKFDDLGLPVIH